The following coding sequences lie in one Alicyclobacillus curvatus genomic window:
- a CDS encoding alpha-glucosidase/alpha-galactosidase, whose amino-acid sequence MQVNKITFIGAGSTVFAKNVLGDSMLTPALQDFEFAIYDIDAERLKDSENMLRNLKASSGSTVSIKSYTERKEALRGAKYIINAIQVGGYDPCTITDFEIPKKYGLRQTIADTIGIGGIFRNLRTIPVMLDFARDIQEVCPDALFLNYTNPMAVLTNVMNTYGGVRTVGLCHSVQVCVPHLFKSLGMDPTGVQSKIAGINHMAWLLEVTRDGEDLYPEIKRRALQKQQESHEDMVRFELMLHFGYYVTESSEHNAEYHPYFIKKNYPELIERYNIPLDEYPRRCIRQIERWQTMRESLVQDRNLTHERSREYASYIMEAMETNVPYKIGGNVMNTGLIVNLPNEACVEVPCVVDASGVTPTYVGKLPPQCAALNLTNINTQLLTIEAAITGKKEHIYQAAMLDPHASAELSIDDIVSLCDDMIEAHGSWLPEFK is encoded by the coding sequence ATGCAGGTGAACAAGATTACGTTTATTGGTGCTGGCAGTACGGTCTTTGCGAAAAACGTGTTGGGTGACAGCATGCTGACGCCTGCGTTGCAGGACTTTGAGTTTGCCATCTACGACATTGATGCAGAGCGCTTGAAGGATTCAGAGAACATGTTGCGAAATCTGAAGGCTTCATCAGGTTCAACCGTATCCATCAAGTCCTACACCGAGCGAAAGGAGGCCTTGCGGGGTGCGAAATACATCATCAATGCCATTCAGGTCGGCGGTTACGATCCGTGTACCATTACCGATTTCGAGATTCCGAAGAAGTATGGCTTACGGCAAACGATTGCTGATACCATCGGCATCGGTGGCATTTTCCGCAACCTGAGGACGATTCCCGTGATGCTCGATTTCGCCAGGGATATTCAGGAAGTCTGCCCGGATGCGCTGTTCCTGAACTACACGAATCCGATGGCTGTGTTGACGAACGTGATGAATACGTATGGCGGCGTCCGTACTGTTGGACTCTGTCACAGCGTGCAGGTCTGTGTCCCACACTTGTTCAAAAGTCTCGGCATGGACCCGACAGGTGTTCAGTCGAAGATAGCAGGCATTAATCACATGGCGTGGCTGCTCGAAGTGACGCGGGACGGGGAAGACTTATATCCTGAAATCAAGCGTCGGGCGCTGCAGAAGCAGCAGGAATCTCACGAAGACATGGTTCGCTTTGAACTGATGCTGCACTTTGGTTATTACGTGACAGAGTCTTCCGAACACAACGCGGAATACCACCCTTATTTCATCAAGAAGAATTACCCCGAACTCATCGAGCGGTACAACATTCCGCTCGACGAATATCCCCGTCGCTGTATCCGGCAAATCGAGCGTTGGCAGACCATGCGTGAATCTTTGGTGCAAGACCGTAATTTGACACATGAACGGTCACGCGAATACGCTTCGTACATCATGGAAGCCATGGAAACGAATGTACCCTACAAAATTGGCGGCAATGTCATGAACACGGGTCTCATCGTGAATCTCCCGAACGAAGCATGCGTCGAAGTCCCCTGCGTCGTGGATGCGAGCGGCGTCACGCCTACCTATGTCGGGAAACTGCCGCCGCAGTGCGCGGCATTAAATCTGACCAACATCAACACGCAGTTGTTGACGATTGAGGCCGCCATCACCGGTAAAAAGGAACACATTTACCAAGCGGCCATGCTCGATCCGCACGCGTCTGCGGAGTTGTCGATTGATGACATTGTCTCATTGTGCGATGACATGATTGAGGCGCACGGCAGTTGGCTTCCCGAGTTCAAATAG
- a CDS encoding sugar ABC transporter permease, with amino-acid sequence MYKRISGKFLVLLAPALVFFVVFIVVPLFYALYISFFKWDGISKPAWVGLGNWLTELTSSNLYHSLFLTVVMMIASWVIQTPLSLAIGLYLSREGKWRTVLSVFYFTPLLFSAVALGITWAYILNPTFGLVQGIIHSLGMNVTLDPLGRTSTALYTLIAIIAWEFIPFHSLLYQSGAKAIPTSLYEAATLDGATGFQSLIYITIPQLKNTVVASTVVILTGSLTYFDIIYVLTNGGPASATQVLALNMYQKAFQEYQMGLGSTVAVILAVFGLLLSLALVKLTGFSRMDSQAEGA; translated from the coding sequence GTGTACAAAAGAATCAGTGGGAAGTTTCTCGTCTTACTTGCGCCTGCACTTGTCTTTTTTGTGGTTTTTATTGTCGTGCCCCTTTTTTACGCGTTGTACATTAGCTTCTTCAAATGGGACGGCATTTCAAAACCCGCTTGGGTGGGGCTTGGCAACTGGTTGACCGAGCTTACCTCTTCAAATTTATACCACTCTTTATTTCTCACCGTGGTAATGATGATTGCAAGTTGGGTCATCCAAACTCCGCTTAGTCTTGCGATTGGGTTGTATTTGTCCCGCGAAGGCAAGTGGCGGACTGTCCTGAGCGTGTTTTACTTTACACCCCTTCTGTTTTCCGCTGTTGCCCTGGGTATCACATGGGCGTACATCTTGAACCCAACGTTTGGTTTGGTTCAAGGGATTATCCACAGCTTAGGGATGAACGTCACCCTGGATCCTTTAGGGCGCACAAGCACTGCGCTGTATACGCTCATCGCCATCATTGCATGGGAATTTATACCCTTCCACTCGTTGCTTTATCAATCGGGTGCCAAGGCAATTCCCACATCTCTCTATGAAGCAGCAACATTAGATGGCGCGACCGGCTTTCAGTCATTGATTTACATTACAATCCCGCAATTGAAAAACACAGTAGTTGCCTCAACGGTTGTTATTTTGACCGGGTCTCTCACTTATTTTGACATCATCTACGTTTTGACAAATGGGGGTCCCGCAAGCGCCACGCAAGTGCTCGCACTCAATATGTATCAAAAAGCGTTTCAGGAGTACCAAATGGGACTGGGGTCAACAGTCGCAGTCATTCTGGCGGTTTTTGGTCTGCTTTTGTCCTTGGCTCTCGTGAAGTTGACTGGATTCTCGCGTATGGATAGCCAGGCGGAAGGAGCATAG
- a CDS encoding anaerobic sulfatase maturase codes for MWKTVSEDCNLACDYCYYSRVGGKLGHRVKTIDSKVLEKFIREYMGFSNGLAPFAWQGGEPLLAGLEFFEEVVYLQAKYAPPNTAISNTIQTNATLITEDWARFFKKYNFLVGVSLDGPEEIHDRRRVTHSGAGSYRRTIRGIEYLRQYEVDFNILTVVHDKNVHEAKRLMQFYAEMQFQYVQFIPCMDFRAQEVNKPPKYLITPEQYGDFLCEAFDSWYKDGHPDTSIRFFDNMLNVYLNHEAELCVHRRSCPTTLILEQNGDAYPCDFYIGEDYKVGNVGTDSLTDILGNYVYHNFLQKKPALPEKCQKCEFQNLCYGGCPRNRIWHEDGNSDPDYFCEGYLKIYSYAHERMIALAKNIRVERLRGFLRSGGKEPGRNDPCFCGSGVKYKKCCEVVRNEIS; via the coding sequence ATGTGGAAGACAGTATCCGAGGACTGCAATCTTGCTTGTGATTACTGTTATTACAGCAGGGTTGGAGGCAAACTTGGACACAGAGTGAAGACAATCGATTCCAAGGTGCTTGAGAAGTTTATCAGGGAATATATGGGTTTTTCCAATGGATTGGCGCCGTTTGCTTGGCAAGGAGGCGAACCTCTGCTTGCTGGACTTGAGTTTTTTGAGGAAGTCGTCTATCTCCAGGCTAAGTATGCGCCGCCAAATACAGCGATTAGCAATACCATTCAGACGAATGCGACGCTGATAACAGAGGACTGGGCACGTTTCTTCAAGAAATACAATTTCCTTGTCGGTGTGAGCTTGGACGGTCCGGAGGAAATACACGATAGACGCAGAGTTACACATTCCGGAGCCGGCAGCTATCGCCGCACGATAAGGGGCATTGAATATTTAAGACAGTACGAGGTTGACTTCAATATCCTCACGGTTGTCCACGACAAGAACGTTCACGAGGCCAAGAGGTTGATGCAGTTTTACGCGGAGATGCAGTTTCAATACGTTCAATTTATACCATGTATGGATTTTCGGGCTCAAGAGGTGAACAAACCTCCAAAATATCTCATCACGCCAGAGCAATACGGAGATTTTCTGTGTGAAGCCTTTGATAGTTGGTACAAGGACGGGCATCCCGATACGTCCATTCGTTTCTTTGACAACATGCTGAACGTCTATTTGAACCATGAGGCTGAGTTGTGCGTGCATCGAAGGAGCTGCCCCACCACATTAATCCTGGAGCAAAATGGGGACGCGTATCCTTGTGATTTCTACATTGGTGAGGACTATAAAGTGGGGAACGTCGGGACTGATTCTCTAACAGACATCCTTGGCAATTACGTATATCACAATTTTCTTCAGAAGAAGCCAGCGTTACCAGAGAAGTGCCAAAAATGTGAGTTCCAAAACCTTTGTTATGGGGGATGCCCAAGAAATCGTATCTGGCACGAGGATGGTAATTCAGACCCAGATTATTTTTGCGAGGGCTATCTAAAAATATATTCGTATGCCCATGAACGTATGATTGCTTTGGCCAAGAACATTCGAGTTGAGAGGCTAAGGGGCTTTCTTCGGAGCGGAGGCAAAGAACCCGGAAGAAATGACCCGTGCTTTTGCGGAAGCGGTGTAAAATACAAAAAATGCTGTGAAGTTGTCCGTAATGAGATTTCATGA
- a CDS encoding sugar ABC transporter substrate-binding protein translates to MLPVAGVFILTGCSSGGSSSTGGSGGNANGTGSKSSNQTVTLRYMMWDPNEEVGYKKSIAVFEQRHPNIKVHIEQYPWSQYWQKLQTEMAAGTAPDLFWDHVTYFPTFVANGQLLSLTPYINKDKLNTSIYYPQLLKQYQYQGQTYGLPKDWDTIAIFYNKNLFKKDGITMPKNLTWNPQNGGSLIKLAEQLTVDANGKHPGDPGFNPNNITQYGLASYNSNQSLYYNFMAENGATILNKQFGNQVQFGSPQGVQAMQNVIDWIYKYHVSPPGSEGANVANAPQNIQKLFEEGKVAMYMDGDWDLTPVVAASNFKVGITPLPTGPNGRVTVMNGLSDAIYAKTKYPQQAWELEKWLASPQSEKILSNGGYVWAGIPSVAPGFASAWQKKGVNVTPFLDESKGKTISFPITQNWGQAENAIDQEFELMWLGKVPVPQAVKTAVQQANAALSGN, encoded by the coding sequence ATGTTGCCTGTGGCTGGTGTGTTTATCTTGACCGGTTGCTCATCGGGTGGATCCTCGTCGACAGGTGGTTCTGGGGGCAACGCAAACGGCACTGGTTCCAAGTCGTCGAATCAGACTGTGACACTGCGTTATATGATGTGGGATCCGAACGAAGAAGTCGGGTACAAGAAGTCGATTGCGGTGTTTGAGCAGCGGCACCCGAACATCAAAGTACACATTGAGCAGTACCCTTGGTCCCAGTATTGGCAGAAACTGCAGACGGAAATGGCAGCCGGAACAGCGCCTGATTTGTTCTGGGATCACGTGACTTACTTCCCAACCTTCGTAGCCAACGGACAGTTGCTAAGTCTGACGCCGTATATCAACAAAGACAAGTTAAACACATCAATTTACTATCCACAGTTGCTGAAACAGTACCAGTATCAGGGCCAGACCTATGGTCTTCCGAAAGACTGGGACACCATCGCCATCTTCTACAATAAAAACCTCTTTAAGAAAGACGGCATCACGATGCCAAAAAATCTGACGTGGAATCCGCAAAACGGTGGGTCGCTCATCAAACTGGCTGAACAGCTCACAGTTGACGCAAATGGTAAACATCCGGGGGACCCAGGATTTAACCCGAATAACATCACGCAGTACGGATTAGCATCATACAACTCCAACCAATCGCTGTATTACAACTTCATGGCGGAGAACGGCGCTACCATCCTGAACAAACAATTTGGCAATCAGGTGCAGTTCGGTTCACCGCAAGGTGTGCAAGCGATGCAGAACGTCATCGACTGGATTTACAAGTATCATGTGTCTCCACCGGGCTCCGAAGGCGCTAACGTCGCGAACGCCCCACAGAACATCCAGAAACTGTTTGAGGAAGGCAAAGTCGCCATGTACATGGATGGCGATTGGGATTTAACCCCGGTTGTCGCTGCATCGAATTTCAAGGTTGGCATCACTCCACTGCCGACTGGCCCGAACGGACGGGTCACCGTGATGAATGGCTTGTCTGACGCCATTTATGCGAAAACCAAATACCCGCAGCAGGCGTGGGAACTGGAGAAATGGCTGGCGAGCCCACAGTCTGAGAAAATTTTGTCTAACGGCGGCTATGTTTGGGCCGGAATTCCGAGTGTGGCGCCAGGATTTGCAAGTGCTTGGCAGAAAAAAGGCGTTAATGTAACACCGTTCCTGGATGAGTCGAAAGGCAAAACCATCAGCTTCCCAATTACGCAGAACTGGGGACAGGCGGAGAATGCAATTGACCAGGAGTTTGAACTCATGTGGCTCGGGAAAGTACCGGTTCCACAGGCGGTTAAAACTGCAGTTCAGCAGGCAAACGCTGCGCTTTCTGGAAACTGA
- a CDS encoding carbohydrate ABC transporter permease — MSLKNGVIYLILVAGAFISIFPYIWSVFTSLKPSNQVFGSTFLGFPKHPQWSNYTHVFQTVPLAHFLFNTLFVSVVSVLGQVVFGALAAYAFARLKFRGKNIIFLGYLSTMMVPNIVTLIPLFILMKDLGWINTYYALIAPTVLGTPVGIFLLRQFFLTIPVELEEAARIDGAGIVRIFVQLILPLSKPILATLAIITFVSSWNNFLWPLIVTNSDRYKLVTVGIASFQLQYGAQWNYMMAAATVALFPLIIIFIIFQKRVIESIQLTGLK; from the coding sequence ATCTCTCTCAAAAATGGTGTCATCTATTTGATTTTGGTTGCTGGCGCGTTTATCTCAATCTTCCCGTATATCTGGTCGGTGTTTACGTCGCTGAAACCGTCCAACCAGGTGTTTGGCAGTACGTTTCTCGGTTTTCCAAAACACCCACAGTGGAGCAACTACACGCATGTCTTTCAGACCGTCCCACTCGCGCACTTTCTCTTCAATACGCTGTTTGTATCCGTCGTCAGCGTGCTTGGCCAAGTCGTTTTCGGGGCGCTGGCAGCGTATGCGTTTGCGCGTCTTAAGTTTCGAGGAAAAAACATTATCTTCCTGGGTTACCTCAGTACGATGATGGTGCCAAACATCGTGACGCTGATTCCTCTCTTCATTTTGATGAAGGACCTAGGGTGGATTAATACATACTACGCGCTGATAGCCCCAACAGTCCTCGGAACCCCAGTCGGAATCTTCTTGCTCAGGCAATTCTTCCTAACCATACCTGTGGAGTTGGAGGAGGCGGCGCGCATTGATGGCGCAGGCATCGTCCGCATCTTTGTGCAGTTGATTTTGCCTTTGAGTAAACCGATTTTAGCCACGCTCGCAATCATTACGTTTGTTTCGTCGTGGAACAACTTTCTCTGGCCGCTGATTGTCACCAATAGTGACCGATACAAACTGGTGACGGTGGGTATCGCTTCATTTCAATTGCAATATGGCGCGCAGTGGAACTACATGATGGCAGCTGCGACAGTGGCTCTCTTTCCTTTAATTATAATTTTCATTATATTCCAAAAACGAGTCATCGAATCTATTCAACTTACAGGGCTCAAATAG
- a CDS encoding carbohydrate ABC transporter permease: protein MSEQLSYNLPTQTHVASRRMTFPTIITGILSIVWLVFAFYPVFYVLFTSFHSKSGFLLGNVWLPPTHPTLANYVQVLDSGFARYLFNSAFVSVISVVCIVLFSLTASYVLVKVTNNFSRTIFNIILIALAIPLQALIIPIYSMIYHAGLYDTFLGLILPSIAFGLPLSILILVNFLRDIPNELYEAMQLDGVGEYGMLWYLIVPLSIPALIAVAIYQFIQVWNNFLFPLILTQSTNMKLLPLAIVSFEGQYTIDVPAVMAAVVLSALPLIIGYILSRKYLLRAMAGAFSMSR from the coding sequence ATGAGTGAACAACTGTCTTACAACCTTCCTACGCAAACACATGTTGCCAGTCGTCGGATGACCTTTCCGACAATCATCACCGGGATTTTGTCCATTGTGTGGTTAGTTTTCGCGTTTTATCCGGTGTTTTATGTCTTGTTCACCAGTTTCCATAGTAAGTCAGGATTCCTGCTTGGGAATGTCTGGCTGCCACCTACCCACCCTACACTAGCCAACTATGTCCAGGTCCTCGACAGCGGGTTCGCCAGATACTTGTTCAATAGTGCCTTTGTCAGTGTCATCAGCGTCGTGTGTATTGTCCTTTTTTCCTTGACTGCGAGTTACGTCCTGGTCAAAGTGACGAACAATTTTTCGCGCACAATCTTCAACATTATCCTGATTGCTCTGGCCATCCCGCTGCAGGCGCTCATCATCCCAATTTACTCGATGATTTATCATGCGGGGTTGTATGACACTTTTCTCGGTTTAATTTTGCCGTCAATTGCATTCGGACTGCCGCTGAGCATCCTGATTCTCGTGAATTTCCTGCGCGATATACCCAACGAATTGTATGAAGCGATGCAGTTGGACGGGGTCGGAGAGTATGGCATGCTCTGGTATTTGATTGTGCCACTCAGCATCCCTGCCCTGATAGCCGTTGCCATCTATCAATTCATTCAGGTGTGGAACAATTTCCTGTTCCCGCTGATTTTGACGCAGTCGACAAACATGAAGCTCCTGCCGCTAGCCATTGTATCTTTTGAGGGACAATACACGATTGATGTTCCAGCGGTCATGGCAGCAGTCGTGTTGTCGGCGTTGCCGTTGATTATCGGCTACATTCTCTCGCGTAAGTACTTGCTCAGAGCGATGGCAGGCGCATTCTCCATGAGCAGATAA
- a CDS encoding LacI family DNA-binding transcriptional regulator produces the protein MATMRDIAERANVSTSVVSRILSQDGTLSVAESTRERVLDAANELNYQVKKKVKRGKQIVGQLGIVLFHSQDHSRERDLEDPYFPAIRRGIELECQKRGLPHPVTQYWSSEGLVPNEQLRACEAIIFIGVEDMNATKLLPSDQRHMFVDYAPEPDKYSSIVVNFQSATETVVNHLLGLGHRQIGLIVGSHTYGVDARQACFESILGRQGLFRPEAVFVTDWTLNGGYRAMMEALAKPNVPSAFFVASDPMAIGAIKALQDAGKRVPEDVAIVGFDDIEMAGFVTPALTTVRINTELMGRLAVRLCDAPLDEVTPLTIVLPFELVVRDSCGTKSNVSQ, from the coding sequence GTGGCAACCATGCGTGACATCGCTGAACGTGCAAATGTGTCCACTTCCGTCGTATCCAGGATTTTGAGCCAGGACGGCACGCTTTCCGTTGCGGAAAGCACGAGGGAACGAGTGTTGGATGCGGCAAATGAACTAAATTATCAAGTAAAAAAGAAAGTAAAACGTGGTAAACAGATTGTGGGTCAACTTGGTATTGTGCTCTTTCACTCGCAGGATCATAGTCGGGAAAGAGATTTGGAGGACCCGTATTTTCCAGCGATTCGCCGCGGTATCGAACTGGAGTGCCAAAAACGAGGTCTGCCTCACCCTGTGACGCAGTACTGGTCGTCAGAAGGACTGGTTCCAAATGAGCAGCTGCGTGCTTGTGAAGCCATCATCTTCATTGGTGTCGAGGACATGAATGCGACGAAACTGCTCCCATCTGACCAACGACACATGTTCGTCGACTATGCCCCTGAGCCGGACAAGTACAGTTCGATTGTCGTGAACTTTCAGTCCGCTACGGAAACCGTGGTGAACCATCTGCTGGGTTTGGGCCATCGGCAGATTGGGCTGATTGTTGGTTCGCACACGTATGGGGTTGACGCCAGACAAGCGTGTTTTGAATCCATTCTCGGACGGCAGGGATTGTTTCGGCCGGAAGCCGTGTTTGTCACGGATTGGACGCTCAATGGCGGCTACCGGGCGATGATGGAAGCATTGGCTAAACCAAACGTCCCCAGTGCATTCTTTGTGGCGAGCGATCCGATGGCAATCGGCGCCATCAAGGCGCTGCAGGATGCGGGCAAGCGCGTCCCCGAAGATGTGGCGATTGTCGGCTTTGACGATATTGAAATGGCGGGTTTCGTAACCCCTGCACTGACCACTGTGCGGATTAATACCGAACTCATGGGAAGGCTTGCCGTACGCCTGTGCGACGCCCCGCTGGATGAGGTGACGCCACTTACCATCGTGTTGCCTTTTGAACTGGTCGTTCGTGATAGCTGTGGAACAAAGTCAAACGTGTCGCAGTAG
- a CDS encoding ROK family transcriptional regulator codes for MNRTKNHNISLVLKIVYEFGPISRKEISRLTQLTPGTITNLTGELLQEGILTETTNRPTVSSVGRREIFLDIMPKSHCVAAIHVARNKLSCAVMDLRGTILERRDVALSSPSLEVLLEHIEGFLSSTAYRNSIMGIGVGYYGPSVGNVPFMLEPRPYQNWLGSDLALAVHETTGVPVQVGNNVQNMALAEKLFGDSKHVSESLLLYADVGVGGGLILGGEPSHLGHVEVGHMSVDINGPTCWCGNRGCVELYTGEQFIVDKARLAAPELFASQEITFNQLLRMDNEKSIRTLLDDAAKILGTAVVNTLHVVSVEEVVLCGRVFQNQRVFDGLLNTIQHVLPVSDGNMVRRSSIPVENIGLIGAGSLAIYHYVIHKE; via the coding sequence GTGAATCGTACCAAGAATCATAACATCAGCCTTGTTCTAAAAATCGTCTACGAATTTGGACCGATTAGTCGTAAAGAGATCTCTAGACTCACCCAACTCACGCCGGGGACTATCACAAATTTGACTGGCGAGCTGCTTCAGGAAGGCATCTTAACAGAGACCACAAATCGGCCAACGGTGAGTTCCGTCGGCCGGCGTGAAATATTTCTCGATATTATGCCAAAGTCGCACTGTGTAGCTGCCATTCACGTAGCGCGTAATAAGTTGAGCTGTGCGGTCATGGATTTGAGGGGGACAATACTTGAGCGTAGGGATGTTGCCCTTAGCAGTCCTTCTCTTGAGGTGCTGTTGGAGCATATTGAGGGTTTTCTGAGTTCGACTGCATATCGGAATTCGATTATGGGAATCGGTGTCGGCTATTATGGTCCATCTGTTGGAAATGTGCCCTTCATGCTGGAACCTCGCCCGTATCAAAACTGGCTGGGGAGTGACCTAGCTCTCGCGGTACACGAGACTACCGGTGTTCCTGTCCAAGTCGGAAACAATGTACAGAACATGGCCCTCGCAGAGAAGCTCTTTGGTGACTCGAAGCATGTGAGCGAAAGTCTGCTCCTCTATGCTGATGTCGGTGTTGGCGGCGGCCTCATCCTCGGTGGTGAACCGAGTCATCTTGGACACGTAGAAGTTGGTCATATGTCGGTGGACATTAACGGGCCAACCTGTTGGTGTGGAAACCGGGGATGCGTTGAGCTGTACACAGGAGAGCAGTTTATCGTGGACAAAGCTCGATTGGCGGCGCCCGAACTGTTTGCTAGCCAGGAGATTACCTTTAACCAACTTTTACGCATGGACAACGAGAAATCCATCAGAACATTGCTCGACGATGCAGCAAAAATTCTAGGTACTGCCGTGGTAAACACGCTTCATGTGGTCTCCGTCGAAGAAGTCGTATTGTGTGGACGTGTTTTTCAAAACCAACGCGTCTTTGATGGACTGCTTAATACAATTCAGCACGTACTTCCTGTCAGCGATGGGAATATGGTTCGCCGCTCGTCAATTCCAGTTGAAAACATTGGACTTATCGGAGCTGGAAGTCTCGCGATATACCACTACGTCATTCACAAGGAATGA
- a CDS encoding sugar ABC transporter permease, translated as MATRFGRAIVPYLFIGPSLIGVLTFMLLPALAVIGISFFKWNMLAPPKFIGLHNYIQMFSNSTAMHSMLTTAYYVILNIPLQTALAIVLALLLNKRLPGMAIFRAMFVVPWLASPVAIGTVWQWIFDPTSGVLNSFLGTFGIPHQQFLASTSEALPAVALVNIWQWTGYNMLFFLAGLQSIPPYLYEAAELDGAGGWRRFCSITFPLLRPTLLFVLVTTVIGSFQVFDTVYVMTQGGPGTATNVYNYYIFQQGFQFFHMGYAAALSVILFIVILIVTLIQLTYLGRRTTYDMG; from the coding sequence ATGGCCACGCGCTTCGGCAGAGCCATCGTACCCTACCTGTTCATCGGCCCAAGCTTAATTGGGGTTCTAACGTTTATGCTGCTGCCGGCGCTCGCTGTCATCGGTATCAGTTTTTTTAAATGGAACATGCTGGCGCCGCCAAAATTTATTGGGCTGCACAACTACATCCAAATGTTTAGCAATTCGACTGCTATGCACTCGATGCTGACCACGGCATATTACGTCATCTTGAACATTCCTCTGCAGACTGCGCTCGCGATTGTTCTTGCACTTCTGCTCAATAAGCGGCTGCCAGGGATGGCGATATTTCGTGCCATGTTTGTCGTGCCCTGGCTCGCTTCACCAGTGGCCATCGGTACTGTGTGGCAATGGATTTTCGATCCGACAAGCGGCGTCCTAAACAGCTTTCTCGGGACTTTTGGGATACCCCATCAGCAATTCCTTGCCTCAACAAGTGAAGCGCTGCCAGCTGTTGCTCTGGTAAACATTTGGCAATGGACGGGTTACAATATGTTGTTCTTTCTCGCAGGATTGCAGAGCATTCCTCCGTATTTGTATGAGGCAGCCGAACTCGATGGCGCTGGCGGCTGGCGGAGATTTTGTTCCATCACGTTTCCGCTGCTGCGTCCCACGTTGTTGTTTGTGCTTGTAACCACAGTCATCGGATCGTTTCAGGTATTCGATACGGTGTATGTGATGACCCAGGGAGGACCAGGAACGGCGACCAATGTGTATAATTACTACATTTTCCAACAAGGATTCCAATTCTTCCACATGGGATATGCCGCAGCCTTGTCAGTCATTCTATTCATCGTCATTCTCATCGTCACGTTGATTCAATTAACTTACTTGGGCCGTCGAACAACGTACGATATGGGTTGA
- a CDS encoding ROK family transcriptional regulator has translation MNRTADQTVMKEMNKLAVLNEIRFQSPISRTQISDTIGLTKATVSAMIEELIDDGLVIEVGQGQSRVGRRPIMLSFNAKAATVIGVDLGVEYVRVVATDLALHILATYSCELPQNVGLMEIIEIVVGAVHEIDRQVMKKSLKGTIGIGIGVPGLVDYERGIVLRAPHLHWDNIPIRSILQSRLNKFICVDNEANAGAMAEKFYGQGKYASSLLYVSAGTGIGTGIVMGDELVRGSDGMAGEFGHMSVDRYGDVCSCGNIGCWELYASEQALINTYQKLTGRSETFTEVLHDYRNEDAAAIQAFDTVGRSLGLGVASLTNGLNPSMVVIGNRLAEAGDRMIDVIQRSILEHSFISPFSKATVQLSSFGSNACAVGSATLVLHEYFAGLVGHV, from the coding sequence ATGAATCGCACCGCAGACCAAACAGTCATGAAAGAAATGAACAAATTGGCCGTCCTCAACGAAATTCGATTCCAAAGTCCAATCTCACGTACGCAGATATCTGACACGATAGGTCTCACCAAGGCTACGGTGTCCGCCATGATTGAAGAACTTATCGATGACGGCCTTGTTATCGAAGTTGGGCAAGGTCAATCACGCGTGGGCCGCAGACCGATTATGCTCTCATTTAACGCCAAGGCGGCGACCGTCATCGGAGTGGACCTCGGCGTGGAATATGTAAGAGTCGTGGCCACCGACTTGGCTTTGCACATTCTCGCGACGTACAGTTGCGAACTGCCGCAAAATGTAGGTCTGATGGAAATCATCGAAATCGTAGTTGGCGCAGTTCATGAAATCGACAGGCAAGTGATGAAAAAATCTCTGAAAGGCACGATTGGCATCGGCATCGGCGTTCCCGGACTGGTGGATTATGAGCGCGGAATTGTCCTTCGTGCACCGCATTTACACTGGGACAACATCCCAATCCGGTCTATCCTGCAGAGCAGGCTGAACAAGTTTATCTGTGTAGACAATGAGGCAAATGCGGGCGCGATGGCCGAAAAGTTCTATGGCCAAGGCAAGTACGCGTCTAGCCTTCTCTATGTCAGCGCTGGGACCGGTATCGGTACAGGCATCGTCATGGGCGACGAATTGGTTCGAGGGTCAGACGGCATGGCCGGAGAGTTTGGCCATATGTCTGTGGATAGATACGGTGATGTCTGCTCTTGCGGAAACATTGGCTGTTGGGAATTGTACGCCTCAGAGCAGGCGCTCATCAACACATATCAGAAGTTGACCGGCAGAAGCGAGACATTCACAGAAGTGTTGCACGATTACCGGAATGAAGATGCAGCCGCGATACAGGCCTTCGACACGGTGGGGCGGTCGCTGGGTCTTGGTGTAGCCAGTCTCACCAATGGTCTGAACCCGTCCATGGTGGTCATTGGAAATCGATTGGCCGAAGCTGGTGACCGAATGATTGATGTGATACAGAGATCAATATTGGAGCATTCATTTATATCACCATTTTCCAAAGCCACGGTACAACTATCTTCTTTCGGGTCGAATGCGTGCGCAGTCGGTTCTGCAACTCTGGTGCTTCATGAATACTTTGCCGGATTAGTTGGTCACGTATAG